One segment of Mycolicibacterium baixiangningiae DNA contains the following:
- a CDS encoding LacI family DNA-binding transcriptional regulator, whose translation MPTSYDVARLAGVSQATVSRALSGGTVSAETRKRILEAAKAVGYVPNLGARAMKTGRVNTIGVVVADLRNPFYPEILDALTSYLDAAGQKVTLWNSDGPGNDAALEAINAGSVDGVIFTTVTEASAPLRAALRRHSPVVLINRTVETLGCDQVSSDNVAGGGTVADYLLENGHRRIAFLGGPSTASTARDRFRGFSQRLAEAGAPLPAEQVLEGPFSHDFGLSAATRLLRADDPPTAIFCSNDLVAFGALDAARAERVAVPDDLWIVGYDDIAMSAWPAFDLTTVHQPSRTMAEAGARALLDRIAEPTAPYRTLTFRSHLVVRGTTSAALPSTL comes from the coding sequence ATGCCGACCAGCTACGACGTCGCCCGACTGGCGGGAGTCTCGCAAGCCACCGTGTCCCGGGCGCTCAGCGGGGGCACCGTGAGCGCCGAGACGCGGAAGAGGATCCTCGAGGCGGCCAAGGCCGTCGGCTACGTGCCCAACCTGGGCGCCCGTGCGATGAAGACCGGCCGAGTCAACACCATCGGTGTCGTCGTCGCCGATCTGAGGAATCCGTTCTATCCGGAGATCCTCGACGCGCTCACGTCCTATCTGGATGCCGCAGGCCAGAAGGTCACACTCTGGAACTCGGACGGTCCGGGTAACGACGCTGCGCTCGAGGCGATCAATGCCGGCTCCGTGGACGGCGTCATCTTCACCACCGTGACAGAAGCCTCCGCTCCGCTGCGGGCCGCTCTGCGCAGGCACAGTCCGGTCGTGCTCATCAACCGCACCGTCGAAACCCTCGGGTGCGACCAGGTGTCCAGCGACAATGTGGCCGGCGGTGGCACTGTCGCGGACTACCTCCTCGAGAACGGCCACCGCAGAATCGCCTTCCTCGGCGGCCCATCCACAGCCAGTACCGCCCGCGACAGGTTCCGCGGCTTCTCGCAGCGACTGGCCGAAGCCGGCGCACCGCTGCCCGCCGAACAGGTGTTGGAAGGACCCTTCAGCCACGATTTCGGTTTGAGCGCAGCGACGCGACTGCTGCGTGCCGACGACCCGCCCACCGCCATCTTCTGCAGCAACGACCTCGTTGCCTTCGGCGCACTCGACGCTGCCCGAGCCGAGCGCGTCGCCGTCCCCGATGACCTCTGGATCGTGGGCTACGACGACATCGCCATGTCGGCCTGGCCGGCGTTCGACCTCACCACCGTCCATCAACCGAGCCGGACCATGGCAGAAGCGGGCGCCCGAGCGCTGCTCGACCGCATCGCTGAGCCCACCGCGCCCTACCGGACGCTGACGTTCCGCTCGCACCTCGTCGTCAGAGGCACGACGAGCGCAGCGCTCCCGTCGACGCTGTGA
- the hisD gene encoding histidinol dehydrogenase has product MTIAAAPRSEIATTDLKLPQRESVERGSTASVRSTVESVIEDIRTRGDAAVREYSEKFDKYSAESYLLTPEKIDEIMARVPQQVIDDIEFVQEQVRVMAQKQRDSLTDFEIETLPGVFLGQKNVPVQAAGAYIPGGKYPLLASAHMTIVTAKVAGVKRIAACTPLIRGEVPDATIAAMHLAGADEIYLLGGIQAVAAMAVGTETIRPVNMLAGPGNAFVAEAKRQLFGEVGIDLFAGPTEVLIVADEHADPFIVAVDLLSQAEHGPDSPAVLITTSEELGRKVIEHIDTILVDMPTRDFAEPAWRDWGEVRVVETLDQAYALADEYASEHVQILTENPREALDKMHDYGALFLGEGTCVSYGDKVIGTNHVLPTRGAARYTGGLWVGKYLRTVTYQEVTNTESSAFFGELCGRAARVELFEGHARSGDVRAAKYRGEKVSWSDHDFTG; this is encoded by the coding sequence ATGACGATTGCGGCCGCGCCACGAAGCGAGATCGCCACCACAGACCTCAAGCTCCCCCAGCGCGAGAGCGTCGAACGGGGAAGCACCGCGTCCGTGCGCTCCACGGTGGAGAGCGTCATCGAAGACATCCGCACCCGTGGCGACGCCGCAGTGCGCGAGTACTCGGAGAAGTTCGACAAGTACTCAGCCGAGAGCTACCTGCTCACTCCGGAGAAGATCGACGAGATCATGGCTCGCGTTCCGCAGCAGGTCATCGACGACATCGAGTTCGTCCAGGAGCAGGTTCGGGTGATGGCCCAGAAACAGCGGGACTCGCTGACCGATTTCGAAATCGAAACGCTCCCCGGTGTTTTCCTCGGCCAGAAGAACGTCCCGGTTCAGGCTGCCGGCGCGTACATCCCGGGCGGAAAGTACCCGTTGCTGGCGAGCGCCCACATGACGATCGTGACGGCGAAGGTCGCCGGGGTGAAGCGAATCGCAGCCTGCACGCCGCTGATCCGGGGTGAGGTGCCGGACGCCACAATCGCGGCCATGCACCTGGCGGGTGCCGACGAGATCTATCTCCTGGGCGGTATCCAGGCGGTGGCGGCCATGGCCGTCGGCACCGAGACCATCCGCCCGGTCAACATGCTCGCCGGTCCCGGCAACGCGTTCGTCGCGGAGGCCAAGCGCCAGTTGTTCGGCGAGGTCGGCATCGACCTGTTCGCCGGGCCGACCGAAGTGCTCATCGTCGCCGACGAGCATGCCGACCCGTTCATCGTCGCCGTCGACCTGCTGTCGCAGGCCGAGCACGGCCCGGACTCACCGGCCGTGCTGATCACCACCAGCGAGGAATTGGGCCGCAAGGTCATCGAACACATCGACACCATCCTGGTCGACATGCCGACCCGCGACTTCGCCGAACCGGCCTGGCGTGACTGGGGTGAGGTCCGCGTGGTCGAGACCCTGGACCAGGCCTACGCCCTCGCCGACGAGTACGCCTCCGAGCACGTGCAGATCCTGACCGAGAACCCGCGCGAAGCGCTGGACAAGATGCACGACTACGGCGCTTTGTTCCTCGGTGAGGGAACCTGTGTTTCCTACGGCGACAAAGTGATCGGGACCAACCACGTCCTCCCCACCCGCGGCGCCGCCCGCTACACCGGCGGGCTGTGGGTCGGAAAGTACCTGCGCACCGTGACCTATCAAGAGGTGACGAACACCGAGTCGAGCGCGTTCTTCGGTGAACTGTGTGGGCGTGCTGCCCGGGTTGAGCTGTTCGAGGGGCATGCGCGGTCCGGCGACGTGCGGGCTGCGAAATACCGCGGCGAGAAGGTGTCGTGGTCTGACCACGACTTCACCGGATAG
- a CDS encoding SDR family NAD(P)-dependent oxidoreductase, with the protein MVSFDLKGKSALVTGAGRGLGKAIADGLTEAGAVVYGTSRDRDAAQSIARRYGTHPVAVDVTDTAAMRTSVAELLDHSGGIDLLVNNAGVNIPKPAVDVTEEDWDTVLDTNLRGQFFLTTELARTWLAASLRAAVVNVASQAGVVAIEERAAYGTSKAALIHLTKQLALEWAPHGIRVNAVAPTFVRTELTESTLSRPEWAGELLSRIPSGRFGEPDDIVGAVVFLLSDAAALITGHTIAIDGGYTIR; encoded by the coding sequence GTGGTCAGTTTCGATCTGAAGGGCAAGTCTGCTCTGGTGACAGGGGCCGGTCGCGGTCTCGGTAAGGCCATCGCCGATGGCCTTACCGAGGCCGGCGCGGTCGTCTACGGAACCAGCCGTGACCGTGACGCTGCGCAGTCCATCGCCCGTCGGTACGGAACGCACCCTGTGGCGGTCGACGTGACCGACACGGCGGCGATGCGCACCAGCGTCGCCGAACTGCTCGACCACAGCGGCGGCATCGACCTGCTGGTCAACAACGCCGGCGTCAACATCCCCAAACCCGCTGTCGATGTCACCGAAGAGGACTGGGACACGGTCCTCGACACGAACCTGCGAGGTCAGTTCTTTCTCACCACCGAGCTGGCGAGGACATGGCTCGCCGCATCACTGCGCGCCGCGGTCGTCAACGTCGCCTCTCAGGCCGGTGTGGTCGCCATCGAAGAGCGGGCCGCATACGGAACCAGTAAGGCCGCACTGATCCATCTGACGAAACAGCTTGCGCTGGAATGGGCTCCGCACGGCATCCGGGTCAACGCAGTGGCCCCGACGTTCGTGCGCACAGAGCTGACCGAATCGACCCTGAGCCGCCCGGAATGGGCCGGTGAACTACTGTCCCGGATTCCCTCGGGCCGCTTCGGCGAACCCGACGACATCGTCGGTGCCGTCGTCTTCCTCCTCAGCGACGCGGCCGCGCTGATCACCGGTCACACCATCGCCATCGACGGCGGATACACGATCCGCTGA
- a CDS encoding MFS transporter: MATATLTPEQLRRRSVQSGTIGAIVEWYEYTVYGTSAALVFGHLFFPNLPGAVGQIVSLATFGVGFLARPVGAFVSGHLGDRIGRKATLIMTFTIMTVATAAIGFLPTYAQIGVAAPLLLCILRLAQGFAVGGEWGGAAIIAVENSPRAKRGLFGSWPQVGVSAGLLLGTAVVSLSSWISGDAFDEWGWRIPFLMAIVLAFVGLYIRLRAAESPAFLTEKAKMESELEKRKAPAVVLFRNYKKPLLIAIFGRFAEAGNYYLFTTFVLSYVTTTLDAPRSYGLIASMVGATANIIMIPVFGRLSDRIGRVKTFLIGGAFIVVTAWPIFALVHTGQLWGIIAGVTIFLALGHAMVYAPLPALYCELFPTAVRYSGISIGYQMASILLASFTPALASAMVLWADGGLWMVIVFAILTTVVAMIAISFARDRRHLELDEIDAELDGIAEDHAQNRSPSHG, from the coding sequence ATGGCCACCGCCACTCTGACGCCGGAGCAACTCCGTCGGCGCTCCGTGCAGTCCGGCACCATCGGCGCGATCGTCGAATGGTACGAGTACACCGTCTACGGTACGTCGGCCGCGCTCGTCTTCGGACACTTGTTCTTCCCGAATCTGCCTGGCGCCGTGGGACAGATCGTATCGCTGGCCACCTTCGGTGTCGGGTTCCTTGCCCGGCCGGTCGGCGCCTTCGTATCCGGTCACCTCGGCGACCGGATCGGCCGGAAGGCCACCCTGATCATGACCTTCACGATCATGACGGTGGCGACGGCGGCGATCGGTTTCCTGCCCACCTACGCACAGATCGGTGTCGCCGCACCCTTGCTGCTGTGCATCTTGCGGTTGGCGCAGGGCTTCGCCGTCGGCGGCGAATGGGGTGGAGCGGCGATCATCGCCGTGGAGAACTCCCCGCGTGCGAAGCGGGGGCTGTTCGGTTCATGGCCGCAGGTCGGCGTGTCCGCAGGACTGCTGCTGGGCACCGCCGTGGTGTCGTTGTCGTCGTGGATCTCCGGTGACGCCTTCGACGAGTGGGGTTGGCGCATCCCGTTCCTCATGGCCATCGTGCTGGCCTTCGTCGGCCTGTACATCCGTCTCCGGGCCGCCGAAAGCCCGGCATTCCTGACGGAGAAGGCCAAGATGGAGTCGGAACTGGAGAAGCGCAAGGCGCCCGCCGTGGTGCTGTTCCGCAACTACAAGAAGCCGTTGCTGATCGCGATCTTCGGCCGCTTCGCCGAAGCCGGAAACTACTACCTCTTCACCACTTTCGTGCTGTCGTACGTGACGACCACTCTCGACGCGCCACGGTCCTACGGTCTGATCGCGTCCATGGTCGGCGCCACGGCGAACATCATCATGATCCCGGTGTTCGGCCGGCTCTCCGACCGCATCGGCCGGGTGAAGACCTTCCTCATCGGCGGTGCGTTCATCGTCGTCACGGCGTGGCCCATCTTCGCGCTGGTGCACACCGGTCAGCTGTGGGGCATCATCGCCGGCGTCACGATCTTCCTCGCCCTGGGACATGCGATGGTCTACGCACCGCTGCCCGCCCTGTATTGCGAGTTGTTCCCCACGGCGGTGCGCTATTCCGGGATCTCGATCGGCTACCAGATGGCGTCGATCCTGCTGGCCAGTTTCACCCCGGCGCTGGCCAGCGCCATGGTCCTGTGGGCAGACGGCGGTCTCTGGATGGTCATCGTATTCGCGATCCTCACCACCGTCGTCGCGATGATCGCCATTTCGTTCGCCCGCGACCGCAGGCATCTCGAACTCGACGAGATCGACGCCGAATTGGACGGCATCGCCGAGGATCACGCGCAGAACCGGTCGCCGTCGCACGGCTGA
- a CDS encoding nucleoside/nucleotide kinase family protein encodes MPLESVVRRLTAAGATTVLIDGRSGSGKSTLADQLCARWESSVVVRLDDIYPGWDGLAWAIDHIYRELLHPRADGRRGCWRRWDWATGTADDWNSVEPGRRLIVEGVGALSRASSAVADLGIWVDAPDDVRKQRALQRDGDSFRPHWERWARQEDTYIAGHAPRSAADILVTETASGLIWTETNTR; translated from the coding sequence GTGCCACTAGAGAGCGTCGTCCGCCGCTTGACCGCCGCCGGCGCCACCACCGTTTTGATCGACGGGCGGTCCGGGTCGGGCAAGTCGACCCTCGCTGACCAGTTGTGCGCGCGATGGGAATCCAGCGTGGTGGTTCGCCTCGACGACATCTACCCCGGGTGGGACGGACTGGCCTGGGCCATCGACCACATTTACCGGGAACTGCTACATCCGCGCGCCGACGGCCGCCGGGGATGCTGGCGGCGCTGGGACTGGGCCACCGGTACCGCCGACGACTGGAACAGCGTCGAACCCGGCCGGCGGCTGATCGTCGAGGGGGTCGGCGCGTTGTCCCGCGCCAGCAGCGCGGTGGCCGATCTCGGTATCTGGGTCGACGCCCCCGACGACGTCCGCAAGCAGCGGGCGTTGCAGCGTGACGGCGACTCCTTCCGTCCGCACTGGGAGCGGTGGGCACGACAGGAGGACACGTACATCGCCGGTCACGCACCGCGTTCGGCAGCCGACATCCTGGTGACCGAGACCGCGTCCGGGCTGATCTGGACCGAGACAAACACGCGATAG
- a CDS encoding ECF transporter S component: protein MGRQHITDPAAPDHTTTTNAPGRWRVVDIVVASVLAVAAGLVFVFWNIASNPITAPLEAVVPGLQALAGGGWLFAGVLVALVIRKPGAALFGEMVAATVSALVGNQWGVLTIEFGLVQGLGAELIFALFLYRRWNLPVAIAAGAFAGLAMGVNEVILWYPDATTAFKAIYTASGVVSGAVIAGVGSWFMVKGLAKTGALSRFASGRVMLSRKPE, encoded by the coding sequence ATGGGCCGGCAACACATCACGGACCCCGCAGCACCTGATCACACCACCACGACCAACGCCCCGGGGCGGTGGCGGGTGGTCGACATCGTCGTCGCGAGCGTGCTCGCAGTGGCGGCGGGCCTGGTCTTCGTCTTCTGGAACATCGCATCAAACCCGATCACCGCCCCGCTGGAGGCGGTGGTCCCAGGCCTTCAGGCGCTGGCCGGTGGTGGGTGGCTGTTCGCCGGCGTGCTCGTGGCGCTGGTGATCCGCAAACCCGGTGCAGCCCTATTCGGTGAGATGGTCGCCGCGACCGTGTCGGCGCTCGTCGGCAACCAGTGGGGAGTCCTGACCATCGAATTCGGGCTCGTGCAGGGTCTGGGCGCCGAACTGATCTTCGCGCTGTTCCTCTACCGCCGCTGGAATCTGCCGGTGGCGATCGCCGCCGGGGCGTTCGCGGGTCTGGCGATGGGCGTCAACGAAGTCATCCTCTGGTATCCCGACGCGACGACGGCCTTCAAGGCCATCTACACGGCCTCAGGCGTCGTGTCCGGCGCCGTGATCGCGGGCGTCGGTTCCTGGTTCATGGTCAAGGGCCTGGCGAAGACCGGGGCGCTCAGCCGGTTCGCGTCGGGCAGGGTGATGCTCAGCCGCAAACCCGAATGA
- a CDS encoding ABC transporter ATP-binding protein translates to MTPAAQPARGAGVTAESWGWQHAGQRGWAVRDLDLSIEPGQRVLLLGPSGSGKSTILHGLAGLLGGAEDGREAGRLLVDGARPAERRSRIGMVLQDPDSQVILSRVGDDVAFGMENFRVPRAAIWPRVHDALRAVGLSLPLTQDTAHLSGGQKQRLALAGVLAMHPGLILLDEPTANLDPAGVVEVRDAVAAAADLTGATLVIVEHRTKVWLPVVDRVVVVGEDGDIIADGTPEQTVQRESAHLVRSGIWVPDAPAPTVHRHPPAHAEPLLAAAKLSVGHRTGPALQSGLDLEFRRGRITTVSGPNGSGKSTLALTLGGLLPPRDGTLEAVGAFAPSPKNRQPVRWRSKELLTRITSVFQDPEHQFLTATVRDEILLGPRALKRGTAETATLGDALLERLRLAHLADQSPYALSGGEKRRLSVATVLMTRPGVIVLDEPTFGQDRRTWEELIHLLAEIADEGTAVVAVTHDAEFVHILADDRIDLPALAAPQPAGGTR, encoded by the coding sequence ATGACCCCGGCCGCGCAACCGGCCCGCGGGGCAGGGGTGACGGCCGAGAGTTGGGGCTGGCAGCACGCCGGTCAGCGCGGCTGGGCCGTCCGCGACCTGGACCTGTCCATCGAACCCGGACAACGGGTGTTGCTACTCGGACCGTCGGGGTCGGGGAAGTCCACGATCCTGCACGGACTCGCCGGGCTCCTCGGCGGTGCAGAAGACGGCCGGGAGGCGGGGCGTCTGCTCGTCGACGGTGCGCGACCGGCCGAGCGACGCTCCCGGATCGGGATGGTGCTGCAGGACCCCGACTCACAGGTGATCCTCTCCCGCGTCGGCGACGACGTCGCCTTCGGCATGGAGAACTTCCGCGTTCCGCGCGCTGCGATATGGCCGCGCGTTCACGACGCGCTGCGCGCAGTGGGGCTGAGCCTGCCGCTCACCCAGGACACCGCGCACCTGTCCGGTGGGCAGAAGCAACGTCTCGCGCTGGCCGGTGTCCTGGCGATGCATCCGGGGCTGATCCTGCTCGACGAGCCCACCGCCAACCTCGATCCGGCCGGTGTCGTCGAGGTTCGGGATGCCGTCGCCGCCGCCGCCGACCTGACCGGCGCCACCCTCGTCATCGTCGAACACCGCACGAAGGTGTGGCTGCCCGTCGTCGACCGGGTCGTCGTGGTGGGCGAAGACGGCGACATCATCGCCGACGGAACCCCGGAGCAGACGGTGCAGCGGGAGAGCGCGCACCTGGTCCGTTCCGGCATCTGGGTTCCGGATGCACCTGCGCCCACAGTCCATCGCCATCCGCCCGCGCACGCCGAACCGTTGCTGGCCGCCGCCAAGCTGTCGGTGGGTCACCGCACGGGACCGGCCCTGCAGAGCGGGCTCGACCTCGAATTCCGCCGGGGCCGCATCACGACGGTCAGCGGACCGAACGGTTCAGGTAAATCGACCCTCGCCCTGACGCTGGGCGGACTGCTGCCACCGCGCGACGGCACCCTCGAGGCCGTGGGCGCCTTCGCGCCGTCACCGAAGAATCGGCAACCCGTCCGGTGGCGCTCCAAGGAACTCCTCACCCGGATCACCAGCGTGTTCCAAGACCCCGAACACCAGTTCCTCACCGCGACGGTGCGTGACGAAATCCTGCTCGGGCCCAGGGCGCTCAAACGGGGCACGGCCGAGACAGCCACGCTGGGCGACGCCCTGCTGGAGCGACTCCGCCTCGCCCACCTGGCTGACCAGAGCCCCTACGCCCTCTCGGGTGGCGAGAAGCGGCGACTGTCCGTCGCGACGGTGCTGATGACGCGACCCGGCGTCATCGTCCTCGACGAACCGACCTTCGGGCAGGACCGCCGCACCTGGGAAGAGCTGATCCACCTGCTCGCCGAGATCGCCGACGAGGGCACGGCGGTGGTGGCCGTGACCCACGACGCCGAGTTCGTCCACATACTCGCCGACGACCGCATCGACCTTCCTGCGCTCGCCGCGCCCCAGCCCGCCGGCGGTACACGATGA
- a CDS encoding energy-coupling factor transporter transmembrane component T family protein, with protein sequence MTLGARRTVNPVARLLTAGVIAVALVLSVDWVSALTALVLEIPLLVLLGVRLRSFLIRGGLITVAAGLTALTNLLYGEVSGTVHWHFLLINVSDGSIELALAMFLRVLAIALPSVFLFLDVQATELADGLGQIFRLPSRFVVGALAGMRLVGLLREDWRYLGYARRARGVADHARVRRALGQAFALLVFALRRGSKLATAMEARGFGAYSDRTWARPSRFGAPECTLVFAGVAIAAASIAVSIGYGAWEFIGA encoded by the coding sequence ATGACCCTCGGCGCCCGCCGGACGGTGAACCCGGTCGCGAGGCTCCTGACCGCCGGTGTGATCGCCGTCGCCCTCGTGTTGAGCGTCGACTGGGTCTCGGCGCTCACCGCGCTCGTGCTGGAGATTCCGCTCCTGGTGCTGCTCGGAGTCCGGCTGCGGTCCTTCCTGATTCGCGGCGGATTGATCACCGTCGCAGCCGGGCTGACCGCCCTCACCAACCTTCTCTACGGTGAGGTCAGCGGCACCGTGCATTGGCATTTCCTGTTGATCAACGTCAGCGACGGCTCCATCGAGTTGGCGTTGGCCATGTTCCTGCGCGTCCTGGCGATCGCGCTGCCGTCGGTGTTCCTGTTCCTCGATGTGCAGGCGACGGAACTGGCGGACGGACTGGGTCAGATCTTCCGACTGCCCTCCCGTTTCGTCGTGGGGGCGCTGGCGGGGATGCGGCTGGTCGGGTTACTGCGCGAGGACTGGCGCTACCTGGGCTACGCGCGCAGGGCCCGCGGCGTCGCTGATCATGCCCGCGTGCGGCGAGCGCTGGGCCAGGCGTTCGCGTTGCTCGTCTTCGCACTGCGCCGCGGCTCGAAGCTGGCGACCGCGATGGAAGCGCGCGGATTCGGCGCCTACTCCGACCGCACCTGGGCCCGGCCCTCGAGGTTCGGGGCGCCGGAGTGCACCCTGGTGTTCGCGGGAGTCGCCATCGCGGCGGCGTCGATCGCCGTCTCGATCGGCTATGGCGCCTGGGAGTTCATCGGAGCGTAG
- the gcvH gene encoding glycine cleavage system protein GcvH, with the protein MTTSDLPDDRLYSSDHEWVTLTSAEVPAEPVRIGITRVAAEALGDLVFLDLPDVGAEVTAGAACGEVESTKSVSDLVAPVTGTVTEINTTAVEDPSIVSADPYGEGWLFAVEATALGALMTAAEYAEANELSS; encoded by the coding sequence ATGACCACGTCCGACCTTCCCGATGACCGCCTGTACAGCTCCGACCATGAGTGGGTGACCCTCACCTCCGCCGAGGTGCCCGCTGAACCTGTCCGAATCGGTATCACTCGCGTCGCCGCCGAAGCCCTCGGCGACCTGGTATTCCTCGACCTGCCCGATGTCGGCGCCGAGGTCACCGCCGGTGCGGCGTGCGGCGAGGTGGAATCCACCAAATCCGTGTCCGATCTGGTCGCCCCGGTGACCGGAACCGTCACCGAGATCAACACCACCGCCGTAGAAGACCCCAGCATCGTGTCGGCGGACCCGTACGGGGAAGGTTGGCTCTTCGCCGTCGAGGCGACGGCGCTGGGAGCCCTGATGACCGCCGCCGAATACGCCGAGGCGAACGAACTCTCGTCATGA
- a CDS encoding L-serine ammonia-lyase: MTVSVFDLFSIGIGPSSSHTVGPMRAANRFAATLRDRHLLDRLADVRIDLYGSLAATGAGHGTMSAILLGLEGCRPETIPTRHKELRSREIAQTGITRVDATVPVRLSERDIALHPEIVLPTHSNGMRFSALDARGDVLADETYFSVGGGFVVTDDSAHDDDSAHDDGVAAPPVQLPYTSGDELLGICDRLDVPISEVVLRNETYSRTRGEVRTRLLHIRDVMMECEQRSIRRDGLLPGVLGVRRRAKAWFERLDAEDPDRKPEFAEDWVNLVALAVNEENATGGRVVTAPTNGAAGIVPAVLHYAVHYTRAGAADPDETTVRFLLTAGAIGSLFKERASISGAEVGCQGEVGSAAAMAAGALAEVLGGTPHQAENAAEIAMEHSLGLTCDPIAGLVQIPCIERNAISAGKAINAARMALRGDGTHRVSLDQVIETMRTTGADMHTRYKETSTGGLAINVSVNLVEC, encoded by the coding sequence ATGACAGTCAGCGTGTTCGACCTGTTCTCGATCGGCATCGGCCCGTCGAGTTCGCACACGGTCGGTCCGATGCGTGCGGCCAATCGGTTCGCCGCCACGCTGCGGGATCGGCACCTCCTGGACCGGCTCGCCGACGTGCGCATCGACCTCTACGGATCGCTGGCCGCGACGGGCGCCGGCCATGGCACGATGTCGGCCATCCTGCTCGGGTTGGAAGGGTGCCGGCCGGAGACGATTCCGACCAGACACAAGGAATTGCGCTCCCGCGAGATCGCGCAGACCGGCATCACCCGTGTCGACGCGACCGTGCCCGTGCGGCTCAGCGAACGCGATATCGCCTTGCATCCCGAGATCGTGCTGCCGACGCACAGCAACGGTATGCGCTTTTCGGCCCTCGACGCCCGGGGCGATGTGTTGGCCGATGAGACCTACTTCTCCGTCGGCGGCGGATTCGTCGTCACCGACGATTCGGCGCATGACGACGATTCGGCGCATGACGACGGCGTCGCCGCGCCGCCGGTGCAGCTGCCGTACACCTCCGGCGACGAGCTGCTCGGCATCTGTGACCGCTTGGACGTCCCGATCAGCGAGGTCGTGCTGCGCAATGAAACCTACAGCCGCACACGGGGAGAAGTCCGGACCAGATTGCTGCACATCCGCGATGTCATGATGGAGTGCGAACAGCGCAGCATCCGCCGCGACGGCCTGCTCCCCGGTGTACTGGGTGTGCGGCGTCGGGCCAAGGCCTGGTTCGAGCGCCTCGATGCCGAAGACCCCGACCGCAAACCGGAATTCGCCGAGGACTGGGTCAACCTCGTCGCACTGGCGGTCAACGAGGAGAACGCCACCGGCGGGCGCGTGGTCACCGCACCCACCAACGGGGCGGCGGGCATCGTTCCCGCCGTTCTGCACTACGCGGTGCACTACACCCGCGCCGGAGCCGCGGATCCCGACGAGACCACCGTCCGCTTCCTGCTGACCGCGGGTGCCATCGGGTCGCTGTTCAAGGAGCGCGCCTCCATCTCCGGCGCCGAGGTCGGTTGTCAGGGCGAGGTGGGTTCGGCCGCGGCGATGGCTGCGGGCGCGCTGGCCGAAGTGCTCGGTGGCACACCGCATCAGGCCGAGAACGCCGCGGAGATCGCGATGGAGCACAGCCTCGGCCTCACGTGTGACCCCATTGCGGGGTTGGTGCAGATCCCGTGCATCGAACGCAACGCCATCTCCGCCGGCAAGGCGATCAATGCCGCGCGAATGGCGCTGCGGGGCGACGGAACTCACCGCGTCAGCCTCGATCAGGTCATCGAGACGATGCGCACCACGGGCGCCGACATGCACACCCGATACAAGGAGACCTCGACGGGCGGTCTCGCCATCAACGTGTCGGTGAACCTGGTCGAATGCTGA
- a CDS encoding class I SAM-dependent methyltransferase: protein MTVWACGDYEAVARRIAGIAEHVVDAVGERYPLKGAAVVDLACGTGTAARAAATRGAHVIGVDLTPELVAIGAKQACDDGLDVAWAVADATETGLESGSIDAVVSSVGIIFVEPAAQVAELARLLKPGGLLGLSAWVRVEHNPLIDPMERVLGPAPGSAFAPDEWGETATALARLWSAFTDIRITTASHRWEFASVAEAIGFIAEKSPMHVSAVNRAGDERETLIDAFETAFAGHVGADGRVAFDAPYRVITAQRRPA from the coding sequence ATGACGGTATGGGCGTGCGGTGACTACGAAGCGGTGGCCCGGCGAATCGCCGGGATCGCCGAGCACGTGGTGGACGCCGTCGGGGAGCGGTACCCACTGAAGGGTGCGGCGGTGGTGGATCTAGCCTGTGGCACCGGCACGGCCGCACGCGCCGCAGCCACTCGCGGAGCGCACGTGATCGGTGTGGATCTGACGCCCGAGCTGGTCGCCATCGGTGCAAAACAAGCGTGCGACGACGGACTCGACGTGGCGTGGGCGGTCGCCGACGCCACCGAGACCGGCCTCGAATCCGGCTCGATCGACGCCGTGGTCTCGAGTGTGGGGATCATCTTCGTCGAGCCCGCTGCTCAAGTCGCAGAGCTGGCAAGACTCCTCAAACCGGGGGGCCTGCTCGGCCTCTCGGCGTGGGTCCGGGTGGAGCACAACCCGTTGATCGATCCGATGGAGAGGGTTCTGGGGCCCGCGCCCGGCAGTGCGTTCGCCCCCGATGAATGGGGCGAGACCGCCACCGCTCTGGCACGGTTGTGGTCCGCGTTCACCGACATCCGCATCACCACCGCTTCCCACCGCTGGGAGTTCGCCTCTGTAGCAGAAGCAATAGGCTTCATTGCGGAGAAGTCGCCGATGCACGTCAGCGCCGTCAACCGTGCCGGCGACGAGCGGGAGACGTTGATCGACGCCTTCGAGACAGCATTCGCCGGACACGTGGGTGCGGACGGCCGGGTGGCCTTCGACGCGCCGTACCGGGTCATCACCGCACAGCGGCGGCCCGCGTGA